In the Flagellimonas sp. MMG031 genome, one interval contains:
- a CDS encoding tetratricopeptide repeat protein, whose protein sequence is MPTSKFHPIENLYRAQRSAVTAFLFFLVLGGLEAQEIPEAFQEKAETLVQLQPKTYEVLDQELYEEKKDTTLLRYFADLSAANDYPVGQSYALNQLGMKYRNFSQYEKSVNLHEQALEAAEEGNSTDFKILSLNMLGVVYRRTDAIKTALDYNQKALELAEEVENPSNHIKRSINVALNGIGNLYQTLEQYDLAIMQFKRALKLEEELNNKLGLAINHQNIGHCLEEKGDLEGALENYRKSLAYNEEIDSDIGRVICKNSLAQIYLKQDMPYLALVLLEPLQEEAKKIGDFSITSLVFINTGWAHTKLANYKVAEDFIQEGLKMAQNRNIPTNILYGYEKMTFLEQTRGNFKMAYEFYKKASESEKQISSATNLRYMNDIIVRYENEKKNNQIAVLAKENEIVRLRLKKNQTTLLVSALIVGLISSILYILYRQYQSKNEKRVLTLEQQMLRSQMNPHFLFNSLNSIKLYIINNEQKNAVHYLNKFSKLVRKILEASSQKEIPLSEELETMELYMNIENIRFSNEIDFKIEVEEDINIDNIKIPSLTLQPFLENSLWHGLSPKEGDKKIQINVKHKDKGHVSIEIVDNGIGRTMAEVNKENRVLKRKSLGIRITKERLANFAKDYQNKFDVDILDLFDENGDPNGTKVVLDIPTI, encoded by the coding sequence GTGCCCACATCAAAGTTCCATCCCATCGAAAACCTGTATCGAGCACAAAGGTCGGCGGTTACGGCTTTCCTTTTTTTCTTGGTTCTAGGGGGATTGGAAGCTCAAGAAATTCCAGAAGCATTTCAGGAAAAAGCGGAAACCCTTGTTCAGTTGCAACCAAAAACTTATGAAGTACTGGACCAAGAGCTTTATGAAGAAAAAAAGGACACCACCCTTCTACGATATTTTGCCGACTTGAGTGCAGCGAACGATTATCCAGTGGGACAATCCTATGCGCTGAATCAATTGGGCATGAAATACCGTAACTTTTCCCAATACGAAAAGTCTGTCAACCTACATGAACAGGCACTGGAGGCGGCAGAGGAGGGCAATAGTACCGACTTTAAGATTTTGAGCCTTAATATGCTCGGGGTGGTCTATAGACGCACGGATGCCATTAAAACCGCTTTGGACTACAACCAAAAGGCCCTCGAGTTGGCAGAAGAAGTCGAGAACCCATCCAACCACATCAAGCGCAGTATCAATGTGGCCCTGAACGGAATCGGAAACCTGTACCAAACCTTGGAACAGTACGATTTGGCCATTATGCAGTTTAAAAGGGCCCTAAAACTGGAAGAGGAGCTGAACAATAAGTTGGGCTTGGCCATCAATCACCAGAACATCGGACATTGCTTGGAAGAAAAAGGCGATTTGGAGGGCGCTCTGGAAAACTACAGAAAGTCCTTGGCCTATAACGAGGAAATCGATTCGGATATCGGCCGTGTCATTTGCAAGAATAGTTTGGCCCAAATCTACTTGAAGCAGGACATGCCCTATCTGGCATTGGTACTCTTGGAACCCTTGCAGGAAGAAGCCAAGAAAATCGGAGACTTTTCCATTACTTCCTTGGTCTTCATCAACACAGGATGGGCCCATACCAAACTGGCGAACTACAAAGTGGCAGAAGATTTTATCCAAGAGGGATTAAAAATGGCGCAAAACCGAAATATTCCCACCAATATCCTCTATGGATACGAAAAAATGACGTTTTTAGAACAAACCAGGGGGAATTTCAAAATGGCATATGAATTCTACAAAAAGGCATCCGAATCCGAAAAACAGATTTCAAGTGCTACGAATCTCCGGTACATGAACGACATCATCGTTCGGTACGAAAATGAGAAAAAGAACAACCAGATCGCGGTGTTGGCCAAAGAGAATGAAATTGTGCGGTTACGACTTAAAAAAAACCAGACAACGCTTTTGGTCAGTGCGTTGATCGTAGGACTGATTTCGTCCATCCTTTATATTCTTTACCGCCAATACCAGAGCAAAAACGAAAAAAGGGTGCTCACTTTGGAGCAGCAAATGCTGCGCAGCCAAATGAATCCACACTTTTTGTTCAATTCGTTGAATTCCATTAAGCTGTACATCATTAACAACGAACAGAAAAACGCTGTTCACTACCTAAACAAGTTTTCCAAACTCGTCCGTAAGATTCTGGAGGCATCTTCACAAAAGGAAATCCCATTGTCGGAAGAATTGGAGACCATGGAACTTTATATGAACATTGAAAACATACGCTTTTCCAATGAAATCGATTTTAAGATTGAGGTAGAGGAAGATATCAATATAGACAACATCAAAATACCTTCGCTCACCCTGCAACCCTTTTTGGAAAACTCCCTCTGGCACGGATTATCACCAAAAGAAGGGGATAAAAAAATCCAGATCAACGTGAAACACAAGGACAAGGGCCATGTTTCCATAGAGATTGTGGACAATGGCATTGGGCGCACCATGGCCGAGGTAAACAAGGAAAATCGGGTATTGAAACGCAAATCGCTTGGAATTCGCATCACCAAGGAACGCTTGGCCAATTTTGCCAAGGACTACCAGAACAAATTTGATGTGGATATTTTGGACCTGTTCGATGAGAACGGGGATCCCAACGGAACCAAAGTGGTATTGGACATCCCTACGATTTAG
- a CDS encoding LytTR family DNA-binding domain-containing protein encodes MIEAVIVDDEIKALQSLSWELTNLSDEVDIIASFTDAREALNYLEQNTPDCLFLDIEMPSMDGFQFIKNLKNKDFPVVITTAYNQYALQALKNEAIDYLLKPIDSDDLEVTLAKIKKYNAKNLTVERLEKILLNFNSESQSKKITINTDGKLVFLHSDDILYAESDGNYSTIFLTDGQKILLTKKLKEVNSLLPENCFFRIHNSYIINLNKIKEFLKTDGYVVLESNHKIPVSRQKKSDFLDML; translated from the coding sequence ATGATAGAAGCCGTAATCGTCGATGATGAAATCAAGGCCCTTCAGAGTTTGAGTTGGGAGCTGACCAATTTGAGCGATGAGGTGGATATTATTGCATCCTTTACAGATGCCCGCGAAGCCTTGAACTATTTGGAACAGAACACGCCCGATTGTTTGTTCCTCGATATCGAAATGCCCTCCATGGACGGTTTTCAGTTCATCAAGAATCTAAAGAACAAGGATTTTCCAGTTGTCATCACCACAGCTTACAATCAATATGCGCTACAGGCCCTGAAGAACGAGGCCATCGACTATCTTTTAAAACCCATAGATTCCGATGATCTTGAAGTAACCCTGGCCAAAATCAAAAAATACAACGCCAAAAACCTGACGGTAGAACGATTGGAGAAAATATTGCTCAACTTCAATTCAGAATCACAGAGCAAAAAAATTACCATCAACACCGACGGTAAGCTCGTTTTCCTGCATAGCGACGATATTCTTTATGCAGAATCCGACGGTAACTACAGTACCATTTTTTTGACGGACGGCCAAAAGATCCTACTTACCAAAAAATTAAAGGAGGTCAATTCCCTGCTTCCCGAAAACTGTTTCTTCCGCATACACAATTCGTACATCATCAATCTTAATAAAATAAAGGAGTTCCTAAAAACGGACGGCTACGTAGTCTTGGAATCCAACCATAAAATCCCAGTGTCCCGGCAAAAAAAATCCGATTTTTTGGATATGCTCTAA
- a CDS encoding gluconate 2-dehydrogenase subunit 3 family protein yields MERRSALKNMGLAFGYAVATPTLLSLLQSCKDKPAFAEWTPSFLSKEHGYALAQTLDVILPKTDTPSATEMNVHVFIDAYLDEVMPLEQREFVMMQMNNFYDKVLADSGKETLTDIEPADIEPALKTYLRKRTKEEEEAHSEAIMNYMEAIMEGGEGVLDDEVVRFSFANDLRGLATWAYKSSEYIGEEVLAYAPIPGEYIPCGDLQTLTGGKAWSL; encoded by the coding sequence ATGGAAAGAAGATCAGCACTCAAAAATATGGGATTGGCTTTCGGATATGCCGTAGCCACCCCAACCCTGCTCTCGCTTTTACAGAGCTGTAAGGACAAGCCGGCATTTGCTGAATGGACACCAAGCTTCCTTAGCAAAGAACACGGTTACGCCTTGGCACAGACCCTGGACGTAATTCTGCCAAAAACTGATACACCTTCTGCCACCGAGATGAACGTACACGTGTTCATTGACGCATATTTGGACGAAGTGATGCCTTTGGAACAGCGGGAGTTTGTAATGATGCAAATGAACAATTTCTATGATAAGGTTCTTGCCGATTCTGGTAAAGAAACATTGACGGACATAGAACCAGCAGACATAGAACCCGCCTTAAAAACGTACTTGAGAAAAAGGACGAAAGAGGAAGAGGAAGCCCACTCCGAAGCCATCATGAACTATATGGAGGCTATTATGGAAGGCGGCGAAGGAGTTCTGGATGACGAGGTTGTGCGCTTCTCTTTTGCCAACGATTTAAGGGGCTTGGCCACTTGGGCCTATAAATCCTCGGAATATATTGGTGAAGAGGTACTGGCCTATGCACCCATACCAGGGGAGTACATCCCTTGCGGCGATCTGCAGACATTGACAGGCGGAAAAGCTTGGTCTTTGTAA
- a CDS encoding GMC family oxidoreductase: MSKFYYNQEQESYDAIVVGTGISGGWAAKELCENGLKTLVLERGPMVKHRDDYPTANKDPWDFPHAGQATREDIKKQEKQSRTGYTTSAASKHWFVNDLDHPYNEVKRFDWMRGYHVGGRSIMWGRHSYRWSDIDFTANKNEGIAVDWPVRYKDIAPWYDKVESFIGVSGENLGLPQLPDGKFEPMMELNCVEDLVRGKVAEHFNGRVITAGRVAHINSDKQFEGDGRVRCQFRNRCIRGCPFGAYFSSVSSTLPVAERTGNLTLRPDSIVHEIIYDPNTKKATGVKVIDRETKEAYEFKAKVIFLCASAVASTSILMQSRSDRFPNGLGNDSGELGHNLMDHHFQVGASGKFDGFEDKYYKGRKPNGVYIPRFRNLGGDSDVSFFKRGYGYQGGASRGNYEELVAEASFGKEYKDAMLTPGGWNFSINAFGEVLPYHENKMTLDYDKKDQWGLPTVTFDAEIRENELNMRKDMQDQAVQMLEKAGAKDITPFDAPYALGLGIHEMGTARMGSDPKTSVVNGNNQVHGCENVYVTDGAFMTSASCVNPSLTYMAFTARAANHAAQELKKGNI, encoded by the coding sequence ATGAGTAAATTTTATTACAATCAAGAGCAGGAATCCTATGATGCCATCGTGGTAGGAACGGGCATCAGTGGAGGTTGGGCTGCCAAAGAATTGTGCGAAAACGGTCTCAAGACCTTGGTCTTGGAGCGTGGGCCCATGGTGAAGCACCGCGACGATTACCCAACGGCCAACAAAGACCCTTGGGATTTTCCCCATGCAGGACAGGCAACCCGAGAAGACATTAAGAAGCAGGAAAAACAATCCAGAACTGGGTATACCACATCTGCTGCATCCAAACATTGGTTCGTAAACGATTTGGACCACCCGTATAACGAAGTAAAGCGATTCGATTGGATGCGTGGCTACCATGTAGGTGGGCGTTCCATTATGTGGGGTCGCCATAGCTACCGCTGGAGCGATATCGATTTTACGGCCAACAAGAACGAAGGCATTGCCGTGGATTGGCCCGTGCGCTACAAGGATATAGCCCCTTGGTACGATAAAGTGGAAAGTTTTATTGGAGTTTCCGGTGAAAATCTGGGCTTGCCACAATTACCCGATGGTAAATTTGAGCCGATGATGGAGCTCAACTGTGTGGAAGATTTGGTGCGCGGCAAAGTGGCTGAACACTTTAATGGTCGTGTGATTACCGCAGGAAGGGTGGCCCACATTAATAGTGACAAACAATTTGAGGGCGATGGCCGTGTACGTTGCCAATTCAGGAACCGTTGTATTAGAGGATGTCCATTCGGAGCATACTTTAGCAGTGTTTCCTCAACGCTTCCGGTTGCGGAGCGCACAGGCAACCTTACCCTAAGGCCGGACTCCATTGTTCATGAAATCATTTACGACCCAAATACCAAAAAAGCTACGGGCGTAAAAGTTATCGATAGGGAAACCAAAGAAGCCTACGAGTTCAAGGCCAAAGTGATATTCCTTTGTGCTTCTGCGGTTGCATCCACTTCCATTTTGATGCAATCCAGATCGGACCGATTCCCCAATGGATTGGGCAACGATTCCGGTGAGCTTGGCCATAACTTGATGGACCACCACTTCCAAGTAGGTGCTTCCGGTAAGTTTGATGGATTCGAGGACAAATATTACAAAGGCAGAAAGCCCAACGGTGTCTACATTCCGAGATTTAGAAACTTGGGCGGTGACTCCGATGTAAGCTTCTTTAAGCGTGGTTACGGTTACCAAGGAGGTGCAAGCAGGGGCAATTACGAAGAATTGGTCGCCGAAGCGTCCTTTGGAAAAGAGTATAAAGATGCCATGCTGACCCCAGGAGGTTGGAACTTTAGTATCAACGCTTTTGGCGAGGTACTGCCTTACCACGAAAACAAGATGACCTTGGATTACGATAAAAAAGATCAATGGGGACTGCCTACGGTTACCTTTGATGCGGAAATCCGGGAAAATGAACTGAACATGCGTAAGGACATGCAGGATCAAGCAGTGCAGATGCTTGAGAAAGCAGGTGCCAAGGATATTACTCCTTTTGATGCGCCCTACGCCCTTGGTCTTGGTATTCACGAAATGGGAACGGCCCGCATGGGAAGCGACCCAAAAACCTCTGTGGTAAACGGGAACAACCAAGTACATGGATGTGAGAACGTATACGTAACCGACGGTGCATTTATGACCTCTGCCAGTTGCGTGAACCCATCGTTGACCTATATGGCATTTACGGCAAGGGCAGCCAACCACGCCGCCCAAGAACTTAAAAAAGGAAATATATAA
- a CDS encoding sugar phosphate isomerase/epimerase family protein: MNKSSLAQKSIVTLIAVAFLGFYSCKQNPKKETADETATEEVAAEESKPDIKLSLAQWSMHKMIFEEGVDPYSFAEKASEWGFEGLEYVSGLYYKELEAADFSEEAMNNWVEKSKAESEKYGLKNLLIMVDGQGDIAVPDEAERSKAVENHYKWVDAAAALGCHSIRVNLNGSMEPEVWMPASVAGLTQLATYAKDKNINIIVENHGGPSSNAQLLAEVMEKVGMDNCGTLPDFGNFCIKREAGDYYSSKCLEEYDRYKGTKELMPYAKGVSAKSYSFDEQGNETRVDYPRIMEIVLDSGYEGFVGVEYEGSELSEEEGILATKRLLERILE, encoded by the coding sequence ATGAACAAAAGTAGTTTAGCACAGAAAAGTATCGTCACGTTGATCGCAGTGGCTTTTTTGGGATTTTATTCCTGTAAACAGAATCCAAAGAAGGAAACGGCCGATGAAACCGCCACCGAAGAAGTGGCTGCCGAAGAGTCAAAACCAGATATTAAACTTTCCTTGGCCCAATGGTCCATGCACAAAATGATATTTGAGGAGGGCGTAGATCCTTACAGCTTTGCCGAGAAAGCCAGCGAGTGGGGTTTTGAAGGTCTGGAATATGTGAGCGGCCTGTACTACAAAGAACTTGAAGCGGCCGATTTTTCAGAAGAGGCCATGAACAACTGGGTAGAAAAAAGCAAGGCCGAAAGCGAAAAGTATGGATTAAAGAACTTGCTGATCATGGTCGATGGCCAAGGCGATATTGCTGTGCCGGACGAAGCAGAGAGGTCAAAGGCTGTGGAAAACCATTATAAATGGGTAGATGCCGCCGCTGCATTGGGCTGTCACTCCATACGTGTTAACCTCAATGGAAGCATGGAGCCCGAAGTATGGATGCCAGCATCCGTTGCCGGACTTACCCAATTGGCCACCTACGCCAAGGACAAAAACATCAACATCATTGTAGAAAACCACGGAGGACCATCATCCAATGCGCAATTGTTGGCGGAAGTGATGGAAAAAGTAGGTATGGACAACTGCGGTACTTTGCCCGATTTTGGGAACTTCTGCATCAAAAGGGAAGCTGGCGACTACTATTCGTCCAAATGTTTGGAAGAATATGACCGCTACAAAGGAACCAAAGAGCTGATGCCTTATGCCAAAGGTGTAAGCGCCAAATCTTACAGTTTCGATGAGCAAGGAAATGAAACAAGGGTAGATTACCCAAGAATTATGGAGATAGTGCTCGATTCTGGATACGAAGGTTTTGTGGGAGTTGAGTACGAAGGCTCCGAATTGAGCGAAGAGGAAGGCATTTTGGCCACCAAAAGACTCTTGGAAAGAATATTGGAGTAA
- a CDS encoding DinB family protein, with translation MKGFFQQLFDYNYYCNKKMIEQCSGPDKVPDNCIRLFSHILNAHHIWNQRILGNTSDYGVWDLHMLERWEDIHYDNQRTTFEILSGTDALENRVEYTNSAGKVFTNEVKDILFHIINHSTHHRGQMMRTFRDEGLTPEPLDYIFYKR, from the coding sequence ATGAAGGGATTTTTTCAACAGCTCTTCGATTACAATTATTATTGTAACAAAAAAATGATTGAACAATGCAGTGGTCCGGACAAGGTTCCGGACAACTGCATTAGACTTTTTAGTCACATACTCAATGCCCATCATATTTGGAACCAAAGAATTTTAGGGAATACGTCTGATTATGGGGTCTGGGACCTGCACATGTTAGAACGGTGGGAAGATATCCATTACGATAACCAACGTACCACCTTTGAAATTCTTTCCGGTACGGATGCCTTGGAAAATCGGGTGGAATACACCAATAGTGCAGGAAAGGTATTTACCAACGAAGTGAAGGACATACTTTTTCATATCATCAATCATTCAACCCACCACCGGGGACAAATGATGAGGACCTTTCGCGATGAAGGTCTCACGCCCGAACCTTTGGATTACATTTTTTACAAAAGATAG
- a CDS encoding MFS transporter gives MNSKIKLQLSFMMFLEFFIWGGWFVTLGIYLPNTLGASGSETALAYSSQSWGAIIAPFIIGLIADRYFNAERILGVLHLIGAFLMYQMASADDISIFVPYVFGYMIAYMPTLALVNSVSFNQMKDPSKEFAFIRVFGTIGWIIAGLVFISLIFQWDSPENIANGALRNTFIMTAIASGILGVFSFTLPKTPPKVDKEEKVSISEILGLDALKLLNDRNYLIFFIASVLICIPLGFYYQHAGQYLGEIGASINLAGSEIGPAGMMTIGQISEVLFMLLLPFFFKKFGFKKTILVGMIAWLVRYVLFAYGNTGELVFMLIIGIALHGICYDFFFVSGQIYTDTKAGEKYKSAAQGLITLATYGMGMLIGFWVAGQIVDTYQLPDNTHDWVSVWRFPAIFALAVGILFAVLFKNEKVEYKS, from the coding sequence ATGAATAGTAAGATCAAACTCCAGCTCTCCTTTATGATGTTCCTCGAATTTTTTATCTGGGGAGGTTGGTTTGTTACCTTAGGAATATATCTGCCGAATACCTTGGGCGCCAGCGGCAGTGAAACGGCCCTTGCGTACTCTAGCCAATCGTGGGGAGCGATTATTGCCCCGTTCATTATCGGGCTTATAGCAGATAGGTACTTTAACGCAGAGCGCATTTTGGGTGTGCTCCATTTAATAGGGGCCTTCCTTATGTACCAAATGGCATCGGCCGACGATATTTCCATATTTGTGCCTTATGTTTTTGGTTATATGATTGCCTACATGCCCACATTGGCTTTGGTCAACTCGGTTTCGTTCAACCAAATGAAGGACCCGTCCAAAGAGTTTGCCTTTATCCGTGTGTTCGGTACCATTGGTTGGATCATCGCAGGTTTGGTCTTTATCAGTTTGATATTTCAATGGGATTCGCCTGAAAATATAGCCAACGGAGCACTTAGGAATACCTTTATCATGACAGCCATTGCGTCGGGTATTTTGGGAGTGTTCAGTTTTACCCTTCCAAAGACACCTCCAAAGGTGGACAAAGAAGAGAAAGTGTCCATTTCGGAAATATTGGGTCTCGATGCATTGAAACTTCTAAACGATAGGAACTATTTGATTTTCTTCATAGCCTCCGTTTTGATATGTATCCCGCTTGGGTTCTACTATCAGCATGCGGGTCAATATCTAGGGGAGATCGGAGCCTCCATCAATCTGGCAGGGTCGGAAATAGGACCCGCCGGAATGATGACCATAGGGCAGATATCCGAGGTTCTCTTCATGCTGTTATTGCCCTTTTTCTTTAAAAAATTCGGATTTAAAAAAACCATTTTGGTGGGAATGATCGCTTGGCTTGTGCGATACGTACTGTTTGCCTACGGGAACACAGGTGAGTTGGTATTTATGCTCATTATCGGGATTGCCTTGCACGGTATCTGTTATGACTTTTTCTTTGTGTCCGGTCAAATTTATACCGATACCAAAGCAGGTGAAAAATATAAAAGTGCCGCACAAGGATTGATTACACTGGCTACATACGGTATGGGGATGCTGATCGGATTCTGGGTGGCAGGTCAAATTGTGGATACCTATCAACTGCCCGATAATACCCACGATTGGGTAAGCGTGTGGAGATTCCCAGCTATCTTTGCCCTTGCGGTCGGAATTCTTTTTGCCGTACTTTTTAAAAATGAAAAAGTAGAATATAAATCTTAG
- a CDS encoding MFS transporter: MKNVNKNQLFIAACISLVVTSMTFAIRAGILTQLGEEFELSNQQLGWINSMAFFGFPIAMIFGGLLYNKVGARKLMVAAFVCHLLGLVLTIVAGGFWTLIISTFFIGFANGSVEAACNPMIADMYTKNRTAMLNKFHVWFPGGIVIGSLISKFMTDFGMGWQLQIGVMLIPTFIYGYMFFKQQFPESEHIETDTTKNIKGLADPLFIFILICMTLTAISEFGPQQWVERILGNSGASPMLVLAMVTGIMAIGRYFAGPIVHRINPIGVLLMSAVVTTAAVYSMSIAEGSMIYLAAILFALGVCYFWPTMIGFTSEYLPKTGALGMSLVGGAGMFATSIWQPVIGGWLDTAKNEALASGLADQVAELTAGKATLGKMMFFPLAVAVLFFILFLLRKKLEERRVPQGHATEEIV, from the coding sequence ATGAAAAATGTAAACAAGAACCAGCTTTTTATAGCGGCCTGTATTTCACTCGTCGTTACATCCATGACCTTTGCCATTCGGGCCGGTATTTTGACCCAGCTGGGGGAAGAATTTGAACTTTCTAACCAGCAATTGGGTTGGATCAACAGTATGGCCTTTTTTGGATTTCCGATTGCCATGATCTTCGGAGGTCTGCTCTATAATAAGGTTGGAGCCCGCAAACTGATGGTGGCCGCCTTTGTATGCCATTTATTGGGCTTGGTGCTCACTATTGTGGCCGGAGGTTTCTGGACACTTATTATTTCAACCTTCTTTATTGGTTTTGCCAATGGTTCTGTGGAAGCTGCCTGTAACCCTATGATAGCTGACATGTACACCAAAAACCGTACGGCGATGCTCAACAAATTTCACGTTTGGTTCCCTGGAGGTATCGTGATCGGTTCCTTGATCTCCAAGTTCATGACCGATTTTGGAATGGGCTGGCAATTGCAGATCGGGGTCATGTTGATTCCTACGTTCATTTACGGTTATATGTTCTTTAAACAGCAATTCCCCGAAAGCGAACATATCGAAACAGATACTACAAAAAATATCAAAGGTCTTGCCGATCCCTTGTTCATCTTTATCCTGATTTGTATGACCCTTACGGCCATATCCGAATTTGGGCCACAGCAATGGGTGGAGCGTATCCTTGGAAACTCGGGGGCAAGCCCCATGTTGGTGCTTGCCATGGTAACGGGCATTATGGCCATTGGCCGATATTTTGCCGGGCCCATTGTACATCGCATCAATCCCATTGGTGTATTGCTTATGTCTGCCGTAGTGACTACCGCCGCGGTATATAGTATGAGCATTGCCGAAGGATCCATGATATATTTGGCCGCCATTTTATTTGCTTTGGGAGTTTGTTATTTTTGGCCTACCATGATCGGGTTTACCTCCGAATATCTGCCCAAAACAGGTGCTTTGGGAATGTCGCTGGTAGGTGGAGCGGGCATGTTCGCCACCTCCATTTGGCAACCGGTGATCGGAGGATGGCTGGACACCGCAAAAAATGAGGCATTGGCCTCTGGTTTGGCCGATCAAGTGGCCGAACTTACCGCCGGAAAGGCGACCTTGGGGAAAATGATGTTTTTCCCGCTCGCTGTAGCCGTGCTGTTCTTCATTTTATTCCTTTTACGAAAAAAGCTTGAAGAGCGAAGAGTGCCACAAGGACATGCAACGGAAGAAATTGTTTAA
- a CDS encoding Gfo/Idh/MocA family oxidoreductase — protein MPKKIRLGILGGGGDSLIGVLHRVASFINDNYEIVGAVFNPDHEDSIAFAKEIDIPTNRIYKDFDTLVEEEMKLPEDERIQVCSILTPNFLHFPMAKKLLDHGFHVICEKPMTTTYEEAKILRDTLKKAGTVFAVTHTYTGYPMVRQMREMIKEGVIGKVHKVDAQYYQGWMNPIIHDKEKRGSVWRLDPKKAGISSCMGDIGVHAFNLIEFTTGLQVQSLLCDFNYVYDDNVMDMDGTALIRLDKNVKGVIRASQVATGEENNLTIAIYGQKGGLKWEQENPNYLYRLNDPEPLQVYKPGHQYNSALSLDGTKLPPGHPEGIFDAMANIYLGVAKAIRGEEYNSGEFPTMTDGVRGLNFIENTVASHKQGNIWVDMD, from the coding sequence ATGCCGAAAAAGATTAGACTAGGAATTCTTGGAGGAGGAGGGGATTCTCTTATCGGGGTGCTGCACAGGGTCGCATCCTTCATCAATGACAACTACGAAATAGTGGGAGCGGTCTTCAATCCAGATCACGAGGACAGCATCGCCTTTGCCAAGGAGATAGACATACCTACCAACCGTATCTATAAAGATTTTGATACGCTGGTCGAAGAGGAAATGAAGTTGCCGGAAGATGAGCGTATTCAGGTATGCTCCATCCTTACACCGAACTTCCTTCATTTTCCCATGGCAAAGAAGCTGTTGGACCACGGGTTTCATGTCATTTGTGAAAAACCGATGACCACCACCTACGAAGAAGCCAAAATTCTACGGGATACCCTTAAAAAGGCCGGGACCGTATTCGCGGTGACCCATACCTATACCGGTTATCCTATGGTGCGCCAAATGAGGGAGATGATCAAGGAAGGCGTTATCGGAAAAGTGCACAAGGTCGATGCCCAATATTATCAGGGTTGGATGAACCCCATTATCCACGACAAGGAAAAAAGAGGCAGTGTATGGAGGTTGGACCCCAAAAAAGCAGGTATCAGTTCCTGTATGGGAGACATTGGGGTACATGCCTTTAACCTGATAGAGTTCACCACTGGATTGCAAGTGCAATCCCTTTTGTGCGACTTCAATTATGTTTATGATGACAATGTGATGGATATGGACGGAACGGCCCTTATCCGTTTGGACAAGAATGTAAAAGGCGTCATTCGGGCGAGTCAAGTGGCCACTGGTGAAGAAAACAACCTTACTATTGCCATTTACGGTCAAAAAGGAGGCTTGAAATGGGAACAGGAAAACCCAAACTATCTGTACAGGCTGAACGACCCCGAACCATTACAGGTATATAAACCGGGACATCAATACAACTCAGCATTGTCATTGGACGGTACTAAACTGCCACCGGGACACCCAGAAGGTATTTTTGATGCCATGGCCAATATTTATCTTGGCGTGGCAAAGGCCATTCGTGGCGAAGAGTACAATAGTGGCGAATTCCCTACCATGACGGACGGGGTTAGAGGCCTTAATTTTATTGAGAATACTGTGGCCTCCCACAAACAAGGAAATATTTGGGTAGACATGGATTGA
- a CDS encoding ASCH domain-containing protein, whose translation MDNASARNLWGDFLDAHLEFASEDAPKVIHFGDNEKDANLCADLVCKETKRATSHSLQVLQLKGKPLPKIGDFAVVTDWEGKAKCVIRTTAVKLLPYFSVREEHARLEGVGDKSLEHWKKVHWDNFTRELAQFDKTPKESMIVVFEQFEMLFKK comes from the coding sequence ATGGATAATGCTTCTGCCCGAAATCTGTGGGGCGATTTTTTGGATGCCCATTTGGAATTTGCCTCCGAGGATGCCCCTAAAGTCATTCACTTTGGCGACAACGAGAAAGATGCCAACCTATGTGCCGATTTGGTCTGTAAAGAGACCAAAAGAGCAACGTCCCATTCCTTACAAGTTTTACAATTAAAAGGGAAACCACTCCCCAAAATCGGAGATTTTGCCGTGGTGACCGATTGGGAAGGAAAGGCCAAGTGCGTGATTCGCACCACTGCAGTTAAACTGCTCCCGTACTTCAGCGTAAGAGAGGAACACGCGCGTTTGGAAGGTGTTGGCGATAAAAGCCTCGAACACTGGAAAAAGGTGCATTGGGACAACTTTACGCGTGAGCTTGCCCAATTCGACAAAACTCCCAAAGAGAGTATGATCGTGGTTTTCGAACAGTTTGAAATGCTCTTTAAAAAGTAA